The Falco peregrinus isolate bFalPer1 chromosome 12, bFalPer1.pri, whole genome shotgun sequence genome has a segment encoding these proteins:
- the TM4SF4 gene encoding transmembrane 4 L6 family member 4, with amino-acid sequence MCMGSCAKCLGTTLIPLAVLCTLANILLFFPGGKVVENNLHITIEVWYFGGILGSGVLMIFPALVFLGLKNNDCCGCCGNESCGKRFAMFSSIIFATVGVLGAGYCFVLSAVALNRGPKCFTGTEWTYPFQDGNYLSNQTLWNACQSPENIVPWNLTLFSLLLVMSGIQAVLCGIQVVNGLLGTICGDCKCCGCCGGDGTV; translated from the exons atgtgcaTGGGAAGTTGTGCTAAGTGTCTGGGGACCACTCTCATccccctggctgtgctgtgtaCCCTCGcaaacattttgttgtttttccctGGAGGAAAAGTGGTTGAAAATAATCTACACATTACAATTGAGGTCTGGTACTTCGGAGGGATCTTGGGATCTGGTGTGTTG ATGATCTTTCCTGCCTTGGTATTTTTGGGCCTTAAGAATAATGattgctgtgggtgctgtggtaACGAGAGCTGTGGAAAGAGGTTTGCG ATGTTTTCTTCTATAATATTTGCTACAGTTGGAGTTCTGGGAGCTGGatactgctttgttttgtcaGCAGTAGCCCTAAACAGAGGCCCTAAATGTTTCACTGGAACAGAGTGGACCTATCCTTTCCAGGATGG GAATTACCTCTCTAACCAGACATTGTGGAATGCGTGTCAGTCACCCGAAAACATCGTTCCATGGAACCTGACCCTCTTCTCCTTGTTGCTTGTCATGAGCGGGATCCAGGCAGTGCTCTGCGGCATTCAGGTGGTGAATGGCCTGCTTGGGACAATCTGTGGGGACTGCAAATGTTGCGGATGTTGTGGG GGAGATGGAACTGTCTAA